The genomic interval TTGCTCGGTCCCGCGAACAGCGAGCCGCTGCTGCTGTCGCTCGCCGCGCAGTTGGAGGCCGAGCTGCGCTGGCACGAGCTCTGGCCGCAGCCCCGCGCCACCGTGGATTCCCCGGCCGCCTGAGCACCCCGGCCCGTACCCTGTGACCATGGACGATGCGGCGATGGTCGGGCTCATGGGACGGGTCACGGGGACGATCGGGCCGGGGCTCGTCGGCGAGGTGATCGTCCGGGTGCGGGGCGGCGCCGAGCACTTCCTCGCCTACCCGGCCTCCGGCACGGACCGGATCGAGCGGGGCACGGTGGTGATGGTGGTGGAGTACCTGCCGCCGAGGACGGTCTACGTGCAGGCGGCGTACGACAGTTGAGCCTGCCAACGCGCAGGTGAGAGGCGTGTGTATCAAGGTTTCGACAAGGATTCGCCGACGTCTTCACCCGCGCCTCGAACAGGCGCACACTCCCTTCGTTCGGTGCCGAAAGGGCACCATCCAAAGGGGGCGTATGCCGATGGTTGTCGGCGTCGTTGCGGGGGTGGCCGTAGCTGCCATCGCCGTTCTGATCGGTCTGTTCAAACTGATGTGGCGTGTCGCGGAACCCAACGAGGCACTGATCATCTCAGGCTCGAACCACAGGACCGAGGGGCTCGAAGCGGGCATGGGATTCCGCATCGTCACCGGGCGGGGCACGCTGGTGCTGCCCGGTGTTCAGGCGGTGCGCAAGCTCTCGCTCGACCTGAACGAGACCGAACTGCATGTGGACTGCGTGACCCACCAGGGCATCCCGCTCAAGGTGCGGGGCGTGGTCATCTTCAAGGTCGGTGACGACTTCGTGTCGATCGCCAACGCGGGGCGCCGCTTCCTCGACCAGCAGAAGCTGATGTCGGAGCGGGTGCACAACGTGTTCGCCGGTCATCTCAGGTCCATCGTCGGCGGGTTGACCGTCGAGGACATGATCCGCGACCGGGAGAAGCTCACCGGGCAGACCCGGGCCGCCTGCGGCACGGAGATGGAGAAGCTGGGGCTCATCGTCGACTCCCTGCAGATCCACGAGATCGAGGATCCGACCGGGTACATCCAGAACCTGGCGATGCCGCACGCGGCCGCCGTCCAGCGGGACGCGCGCATCGCGCAGGCGGAGGCGAACCGGCTGGCCACCGAGGCCGAGCAGCAGTCGTTCGCACGGATGGCGCAGGCCACCCGGGACAGCGAGATCCTCCAGGCCGGCTACCAGGCCGAGCGGGACAAGGCGGGCGCCAAGGCGCGCCAGGCCGGTCCGCTCGCCGACGCCGCCGCCCGGCAGGAGGTCGTCGTCCAGGAGACCAGGGTCGCCGAACTCGAGGCGCACCGGCGCGAACAGCAACTCCAGGCGGACGTCCGCAAGCCGGCGGACGCCAAGGCCTACGAGAAGCGCACGCTGGCCGAGGCCGAGCGCGACGCGCGGATCTCCGGGGCCGAGGCCAAGGCGAGGGAAACGGAGCTCGCGGCGGCGGCCGAGGCGACCCGGGTCAAGACGGCCGCGAGTGCCGAGGCCGAGGCGACCAAGGCCCGTGGTACCGCCGTGGCGGCGTCGACCCGGGCCACCGGTGAGGCCGAGGCCGCGGCGGCCCAGGCCAGGGGTCTCGCCGAGGCCGCGGCGGCCAAGGCGAAGGGTCTCGCGGAGGCGGAGGCCATCAAGGCCCGCGCCGCCGCCCTCGCCGAGAACCAGGAGGCGGTCGTCGCCCAGCAACTCGCCGAGAACTGGCCGGAGATCGTCAAGGCGGGCGCGTCCGCGTTCGGCAACGTCGACAACATGGTGGTCCTCAACGGCGCCGACGGCATGGCGGACATGCTCGCCAAGGCGCTCACCATGGGCGGCACCGGGCTGGGTCTGGCCCGTCAGCTGCTCGCGTCGATGAACCAGAACGGGCAGTCGCCGAACGGGACTTCGCTCAACGGGGTCACCGTACCGCCGCCCGCCCAGAAGGTGCCGGTCCAGGAGTAGGGAGCAGGCGGTCCGGGGCCTTTGGAGAAAGGGGCCTTTGGAGAAAAGGGTCCCGGACCGCCCGCGTTCCCCGTGCGAGCAGCATGACACCCAGGCCGACGAGGGCGAGGACGCGGTCGGAGCGGCAGTTCAACGGGGGGGGCGGACCGCGGCGAGTTGACCGACGAGCAGCACCACCGGAGTCACGGTCCACGCGATGACCCGAGCCGGTGCGTCACCGAACGCGCCCAGCACGACCGCCGCGGCGGCCAGGACGCTTTCCACCCGGTTCAGGGCCCGGAGGACCAGGCGGCCGATGCCCAGGCCGACTTGAATCGTCACTCGCCCGCCGCTTCGTGCATCGGAGCGACCGTACTGCTCCCCCGGTTCGGCGGACGCCATAAGGTGCCCCCGTGACTGCGTTTACCCATGAGAACGTTCCCGGCCGCTTCGGCGCCACCGCCACCACCGAGGCCGACCCGCGCGAGGTCGGCCGGGTGCGCACCGAGTACTCCCCCGCACACGACGGCGACCCCGATCCCGGGGAGATCGTGTGGACCTGGGTGCCCTTCGAGGAGAACGACGGACGCGGCAAGGACCGTCCCGTGCTCGTGGTCGCCCGGGAGGCGGCCGGCACTTTCCTCGCCGTGCAGCTGTCGAGCAAGCGGCACGACGGGGACCGGGAGTGGGTCCCGATCGGCGGCGGGCCCTGGGACCGGACCGGCCGGGACTCCTGGGTGGACGTCGACCGCGTCCTGCGTCTCCACGAGGAGGGCATGCGCCGGGAGGCGTGCGCGCTGGACCGGGGACGGTTCAACCTGGTCAGGCAGCGGCTGCACGAGCGGTACGGCTGGACCTGACGGCTAACCCGTTCGGAGCAAGCGGTCGGTGGGAAACGCCCGGACGAACGCCTCGCGCACCACAGCACCCCGTGTCCGGTCCAGCACCCCGAACACCACGTGCTCGAAGGCACCGCTGAAGCGTCCGCCGGGCCCGAGAAGCGTCCGGAACGCCCCCGCCACCTGGGCGGGGTCGTTCTGGAAGACCCCGCACCCCCAGGCGCCCAGCACCAGCCGCCGGTAGCCCTCCGTCACGGCCACCGAGAGGACCTGCTCGGCGCGCGCCGCGAGGGCTCTGGGCAGCTCGGCGGCGCGCTCGGGTGCCGTGCGCCGCACCACCCCGGCGTTCGGGGCGGCCGCCGTCAGGAAACCCACGGGGTGCGCCGAGTCCAGCAGGGCGCCGCGATCGTCCCGGAACACGGGTACGGCCGGTGAGTGGATGACCCGGTCGGTGTAGAACGGGTCGCGGTGGGCCCGGTGGTGGTCGTAGAACTCGCGGGCCCGGAGCTGGCAGGTGTACAGCGCGGAGGCACGGCACAGGGCCTCTTCCTGGGCCTGGGCGCCGTTGAGGTAGCCGCCGCCCGGATTGCGGGCCGAGGCGAAGTTGAGCACGGCCGGCCGGCCGCCGAGCCGAAGGGCCGCTTCCAGGCTGCTCTCCCCCGTGACCTCGACGAACGTGTCCACGGCGGCGAAG from Streptomyces sp. CC0208 carries:
- a CDS encoding TIGR02452 family protein; amino-acid sequence: MSARLRGIAQETERIVAAGHYHSPDGRRVSLAAEIEAARAGTRMYGPGPVEVPDFAAVDTFVEVTGESSLEAALRLGGRPAVLNFASARNPGGGYLNGAQAQEEALCRASALYTCQLRAREFYDHHRAHRDPFYTDRVIHSPAVPVFRDDRGALLDSAHPVGFLTAAAPNAGVVRRTAPERAAELPRALAARAEQVLSVAVTEGYRRLVLGAWGCGVFQNDPAQVAGAFRTLLGPGGRFSGAFEHVVFGVLDRTRGAVVREAFVRAFPTDRLLRTG
- a CDS encoding type II toxin-antitoxin system PemK/MazF family toxin; this encodes MTAFTHENVPGRFGATATTEADPREVGRVRTEYSPAHDGDPDPGEIVWTWVPFEENDGRGKDRPVLVVAREAAGTFLAVQLSSKRHDGDREWVPIGGGPWDRTGRDSWVDVDRVLRLHEEGMRREACALDRGRFNLVRQRLHERYGWT
- a CDS encoding flotillin family protein, translated to MPMVVGVVAGVAVAAIAVLIGLFKLMWRVAEPNEALIISGSNHRTEGLEAGMGFRIVTGRGTLVLPGVQAVRKLSLDLNETELHVDCVTHQGIPLKVRGVVIFKVGDDFVSIANAGRRFLDQQKLMSERVHNVFAGHLRSIVGGLTVEDMIRDREKLTGQTRAACGTEMEKLGLIVDSLQIHEIEDPTGYIQNLAMPHAAAVQRDARIAQAEANRLATEAEQQSFARMAQATRDSEILQAGYQAERDKAGAKARQAGPLADAAARQEVVVQETRVAELEAHRREQQLQADVRKPADAKAYEKRTLAEAERDARISGAEAKARETELAAAAEATRVKTAASAEAEATKARGTAVAASTRATGEAEAAAAQARGLAEAAAAKAKGLAEAEAIKARAAALAENQEAVVAQQLAENWPEIVKAGASAFGNVDNMVVLNGADGMADMLAKALTMGGTGLGLARQLLASMNQNGQSPNGTSLNGVTVPPPAQKVPVQE